gaagaagaccaCGGAGTAGATTCATGGATGCAGTGCAGGAGAGGATGTTAGGGATAAAGATGGTTGCAAATCACTGACAAATtcactgtggtgacccctaaagtGAGCAGCCGAAAGAAGGTGATATTTAAAGTGACTCAATAGCAGGTCAAAATCCAGCGACAGTTCTCAAGGTGAAAAAGCCTGATAGTGAGGTTATTTAGCAATGAATCAATTATCAAATTAACCAGTCGGTAACAACAGTATTTGAGATTATATTATACGTTTctgtttgattttctgtgttttataccATACGGTTGTATGGTTGCCTCAGAAAGAAATCTTTGAAAAAATTGTGGCCCATTAAAAGAAtgtaataaagtattttgatcGCAGTGTTCACCTCCCATCTGTCGTTTATCTACAGCAGCACCAAATtcttcctctgagattttccgaCGATTTGAAACTCTTCTCTGCAGACCTCTTTTCTCAGTATTAGCGTCAACAAATGGGGTTTTTAAATTCAAGGAAGGGGAGCTGAAAAACAGAttggacaaaaaataaaaaacatggtGTGCATTCACACGCTAATCATTAATTCTAAATCTAATCATGGGTTCGATCCCTtattagaattaatattttgcatTCTTTCTACACTTTACCTCAACACAGACAATGATGCAGTGTCATCTATTGATTGTTCAGTTTCCTCTTCAGCTTCTGGAAGCACAAACATCCAGCATACACAGTAAGTGTTCACATTGCTGCAGaagcacacttaaaaaaaaaccccaaccccCTCCCCCCACAACCTCATTTTCATTTGCTGTACCTCCTCAATACTCGTTTCAATCTTACCATCTCCATCTTTAAGTCGTTTTTCAAAAGCCGTCGTGTTAAAACTTCTGCGCGGTCTCTTTCGGCTCAGTCCCTTTGCAGTGCTGGCTGCTTGGCCAATCGTTACATCAGGCAGGTCCAGCCCTGACAGCTCCATACTGAAAGTCAATTTAGCCCAAAAGTTTATTTCCCTTCACAACCAGCAATAGTTCAGTTCCTTGAAAATACTGCTGTATTTACTTCCAAAAATGCCATGGATCACCCTGTAACGCACAGCTCACCTAGAATGCGTTTTGGAGATGGTCGAATTGGCTGAAGGTGGCTCCGGCTCTTCGGATGTTTCTTTCTCATGAACCACGGGGGATTTCACCGGCTCTGAAAACCAAAACATATAAGCAAAAGCAAACCCAACCGAAACcaaccaaaaataaaaagaaggcTAGTTCACGCACCTGTCCGCAGGATGTTCATGAGTATGTGTCTGGGAGTGTCTCCGTCATTAATCAGTACTGAAGATGTGGCAGGCATGTTTACCTTTTTGAACACAACTGAGGCAGTCCTCCTTTTAGTGGCGGGGAGGGATTTTCTGGTTATGCTCTAGAAAAAAGGGGCAAAGTGAATAAGTTTAACATGCCCAAGAAGAACAACTGCCCTGCTCACCTCTTTCCTTACCTCATGGAGCTTATGTCTCATGCTGCGCCTGAGGATCTCCTGCGGGGTTTGGGGACCCGCATCTTTCTTGCTGAGCCTGCTACTGCGCCGGGTCTCGCTGCTACTCAGCTCCTGGGAATTACTGGAGACAAGTCAGCTTACGATTAGTTAATACTGGATACAAAGTCACTGAGACTAACGTGCAACATCCACAACAGTTTGTCAATACGTTAGCAATATCTTAGCTAACATTAATGCTGAAAATGCCAGTGAATACGACTTTCGTGGTTCTCTCCCAGAAAATGAACCGTACCTGCGTGTGACAGGGGTCCTGGGTGGCTCGGTGGTGAGAATATGTTTCAGCAGGACCCGAGCGGACAAGTCCTCCGTGGGATCCATTTAGCTACCGAAGAGCAAAGTTAGCTGAACTAAGCTAGCAGACGATTGCGGGCAATTAAACGtcaaaaatgttaaacaaatgactTTTTCCACAACAACGCTGTCCAAACGAGCGGTGCTCATCTGAAGTTAGTGTCGTTTATCTCAGCTTTCACCCGAACGTCATTGATCCTCCGATACTTGCCTTGTGTTGTTTGTTTCAACGGACTCACTTCTCATATGGTCCCGCGTTATTTTTAATTGAAATCTCGCGAGAAAAGAGATTCGACTTAAACCTCGCGATAACACCATTGACCAAACGCAACACAATTCAGATGTATTACATGGCAATAATTTATCAATTATTTTATCAAATTAAATaagtaatttaattaaaaatgaaactttcATATTATTTTCGGAAAAAccaataatataaataaataatttacaaaatcaGAGGTATGGATTTTTTTCAATactgaaattttattttatcatattttatttcactttagtttagtttagtttagtttaatttAGTTTTCATCCATACTTCAAGATTGTGGGTCATTACCCATGATTATTATCCTAATGCAAACCTTTGTGAAAATATCTCAAAACATAGAAAATAACTTCAGAAATTTGAGCTAATGACCCAATATTTTGAGATAATAACCTACGGCAAAAAAGTCTATACAGATATGATACACACTCATAATCAGTCAACATGAAATTCAGAATGCATAACCATAATATTTGAGATTAGAAGATAATACAATAACAAGACCAAAGAAGAGGGAGTAAAGAGTGTTTCTTCTGCATTATGGTCCAGATATATTAGAAgtcatacatttattttttttatcaatctGTGTTATCACTAAAAACCTCACATCAAAAAGTAAATCACATAAATTTATACTTATATATTATAAATTCTCTTGAGAACTGTGTTGCTCTCACATTTATTTTCCAGTTTACACAGCACTACACTCCACTGGTCAAAACTTAGTGCACACCTGACAGAAGTTCAAAACACCTCACTGCACCTGACAACTCACAAATGTGTATAGGGAAAAAACACTGGGCCATGTGTCGTATATTATTTACCTGCAATGTCAGTTACCACAAGGGGTGACAAttataaatatgttaaaatattgataaaaaaaaaggatacaGATTTTTCATTTTGAGAAACTTATCCTACTTATCTCTCTTTGTCATAAGGTTGTACACCACCACCATGACCAccaatttcaaatttggattcatttggcatacctcaggcTTTTCTCCCCATTTTCATTCCTGTAGATCATCCTCTTGAAAGCAATCCTACCTGCACACCATGCCAAGTTTTCAACtaatgcaaaaatacaattttatgtcTCTCATActctgttatctttggcatttttcatagattcggCTAAGGAAATTGGAGCAAAAGCTTTGAACTTTTGAAGAATTGCTCAAGACCACATtattcagtaaaaggactagatgttacaatccctgataatgcattgctttaaatacagaaaaaatctTGAGgaatggctgttatgaggaataGCAGCCCCAAACTTCACCAGCGGCATACATcattgtgtgcctcaactttctGACTTTTACCCaagctaatctgccattttttcttccttggttaggtttacagattagagatctgatctagattatcatattaaaatatgggacacatcgtcagtagtggaccttggattcatcgggtgtttcggccattatcactagacaccctcatccaaggaggccctgccaggaTTTATCAGGCCccggagtgtgtcactggtttatgttaaattgttatttctcttcttctttcttctgtttagttttctacagtttattttctcctatctattcactgcaactgagaagtaatacttacctctttaacatttatggagcctaacttcttcaaagggatagaaaaggtgatagagagaagtaagacaaaagggacaagataggaaagagcagagaggagagccagAAGGGGGGCGCCCgatctggcttcccacacctccccGCCGGATCGGGCAGTACGCTCTACCTCTCCACCGTCTCccagaaaaaggaagaagagcagaggagaggagagcggaacatttttcttttctttcattattcctTTTGGTTCACTACCATGAGGTTAACTGCACATTCCCCAGGAGGCCCTTAGACAGCTGCTGAGGCAGGCCCACCACGGGTTGGTCAATCCTGGGCGTGTGTCTCGGGGTTAGCTGACTGCCTTAGCTGCCCAAGTGATGTCAAAAAATTAAAAGGAAGTCTGACtcattagaaagaaaatatatttttttaaaaaaatacaaacaagggATGGCTCAAGACTGGATTTACAATTTCAAACTTACTTTATACATTAAAAGTCTGTGTCAATAGAATAAGAagaatttctgttttttggttCAACTCTAAGACCAGGTGAAGATGATGGTTAAACCATGTAGAATTTGAGATATATGCATTAAATATAAGGCtctctatatatgtatatatgtatgaaaacaaacaTCAGGGGGCACTTGTTCTCATTGTCTCAAATTCTACTATAGTTTCTTTGTAAACCACTAAAGGAGCACATTCTTGCTTCTCATATTTTCTGATGTGTTGTAATCTTTCCCCTCAGCTCGTGCCTGTAATAAGCATGCAAGGGAGGCATTAAAGATTTAAATagtctttaataatttatggcAGAGCAAACTGATATTCAACAATCAGTAAAACAGGTGGTTGTCTGTTTCATTCATAGTCATTTATAGGTGAATGCTCCCTTTCCCCAGCACACTGGAAATAAACCTTCATTTGCTGTCTTAGGcttgtttatatttaaaaaaaaaaaaaaagtgcaaaggcTCCTCGCACGGATGGCTTAGAAGTCTGGCCTGTCCTTCTTCAGTTTGGAGTAGTCCATGTTTACTGCAAGaagctggacacacacacacacacacacacacacacacacacacacataaaaacaaatatgcaTTATCATTTGATTGCAGAGATATGGACTTTGACACAAGATAACAGAAAAGATATGGCCTGTTTCTTTGCGGAAACATGCCTGCTCTATAACTTGACATAAAGGATTAAGAAAAATAGCTCGTACTTTGTACTGCTGATTGGGCTCCATTTTGTTCCAAGGTTCAGGGTTGTTCTTGTGATCCCATCTGAAGACAAGAAGAAAAGCCGTGAGCAAAACAACACTTCCCTGAGAAACCGAGGAAGCTGAGAACGCCCACTTTTCTACAAGTTTAAATCGTCTCAGATACTTACGACACGTCTGGGTTTTTCAGAGCCGCCCTGGTCAGGGCCAACACACTCATGGTTGCCCCTCCACTTATGAAGATGAACAGGGGGATCAGCTTTGAACAAAGGACATCAGTCAATAAATCTATCACTTTATCAATGCCAGtggagcaaaacaaaaagaaaacaatatacagagtttaaaaaatgttaggCACATTTTCCTTCTTGAGTTTAGAATGGAGGAGCAGAAGCTGCTGTAAATCTGTGTAAATCTGCTGCTTTCTGACTGGAAGTGGTAGTCTTAGATTAGGTTACCAGATGTCAGAAACTAAAATTGCAGACATAAAAGATGGGAACAGACAAGATGGACTCTGCTTTCCTCTGCAGCTGCAGATCTTGCAGGATTTCCTGTGTGGAGCCTTAAAGAGTATGTTTCTATGTTTGATCTATAAAACGTTGATAAATCTTTGTTATCTGTGTCCTTTTGGATCTTATTCGCCATTTCATCTGTTCCCAACCATGTGTAGGAGTCCAGTTTTTCCTACTCTGCGTTGCCAAGACATAATGTGTCTTATTAAGTTTTAAGATAAGGGCAAATATTTGTTGTCCCTGCTTATATTACCACACTTTGACCCCGTGGCCAGTTGCATGTGTCTATCAGCTATTTATACAACCAGGGTCACTTTCTCACCTTGCTGCTGTGGGTAAAAATGTGCAGTTTTCCTTAAAAAGCCTTGCTGAGGCGGTGTTACTTTTATAGTAACAGTCTATGATGTATAAAATGCACAGGATTTCCATACTggtattgttattgttatctCCTGACATAAGAGGATTGTTTAAACAATGAAGTGTTTTCACCAGCAGGGAGCTGACAGGCTTCTCAGTCAGAGCAGGAGGGGGACAAAGCATTTCCATCCAGAGGTCTATTAATATGGAGGCTGCCACAAACCAAAACCTTTCACCCCGTCGTCCTTGGGGAAATAAACCCTCATATGTATTTCTCTGGCCTTCACTCAAGCTAATATGGAAACTACTCCACCGCTATACGTGCTGCCACCACCCTTTCACATGGCTGCAGATGCACGATGAAGTGAAACAAGCGATCtccccccccaccacacacacacacacacacagagacagacagatttGAACCTttaaattgtcatcattataaCATTTCAGTAACATCAGTATCAGTGTATCACGCTCAGTCGGAGCAGGTGATGCGGTTGTCTGATTCTGCGGATGCCAGAGCGCAAAAACGAACTCTGTCATGAGGAGGGTGCCGGTGAAAAACCCAAGAAAAGCTTTCACGGGATAACACGAATATACTGATTAAAATAAGAGGAATGTAGTGATGTGAAAATGTTTCtaccatttgtttttgtttttttaaacaaaacctgTGCGTCTGTCGAGGAATTTGAGATTTCCGCACTCAGAGCTGtatatgaaattatttttgcCTTTATAAATAGTGAAATACTCTACGAATGCGCACTTTagggtgtctgtgtgtggataAGTCACAAAAACTGTTTTCCTGAGCCTTCACAGCTGATCCCACATCAGGTAATTAAGGAGAGATCTTGGGGGAAAAacgggagcgcgcgcagcttCAAGCTTCTGATAGGCACGTTTCAATGTCACCGTCTCCTTGGTTACAGGCTGGTAATAACGACCATTAAAATAAAACGAGTGGCTGAGACTTACAGCTGGGTGGCTCTTAACCTGCTTGGCGACGACCCCAAAGAATGATGACATGGTGGACAGTCCTCCCGCTGACCGGCTCCGTTAACGTGAATATCTGCGGGCTGAAGGCGCGCCTCTGCGGAGGATCTCCTGCCGTTTCCTGCAGGCCTGAACGTACAATTGAACTGCACCCCACCTCCACGCGCTACTGTCAGCCAATCCCACAATGCAACGACAGCAGCTGTGCGAAACCCCTACCTGGGCTCATATCTCTGTGCGCTACGGGGGATTTGCTCAAGTGGATTTTAAACCCTCTAcctccatttttatttattttgagcagCTAAAGTTGGACCGTTCAGATCAATCTAAAGGCTCAAAACA
The Oreochromis aureus strain Israel breed Guangdong linkage group 8, ZZ_aureus, whole genome shotgun sequence DNA segment above includes these coding regions:
- the LOC116335122 gene encoding cytochrome c oxidase subunit NDUFA4-like; protein product: MSSFFGVVAKQVKSHPALIPLFIFISGGATMSVLALTRAALKNPDVSWDHKNNPEPWNKMEPNQQYKLLAVNMDYSKLKKDRPDF